The DNA segment CGTCTGGCCGTCGAAGAGGTCGTGGATCTCATCGGGCGCCACGGCGGCCGGCAGACCCATCGCCGCTCCCTGCGTGGTGATGCCGTCGGCGAGAAACCGATCGGCAGGGTGCAACCAGTAGGTCCCGCCGACGCGCGCCTGCAGCGTTCGCATCGCAGCGATGTGATCGTAGTGCGCGTGCGTGTTGAGCAGGTAGCGCACCACGACGCCCGCTTCGTCCAGTGCCTGCGCGATCCGGTCGGCGTCGAATCCCACGTCGATCACCGCAGTCTCTCGCGTCGCGCGGTCGATCAGCAGATACGCGTTGGTCTCGAACGGTCCGAGCGTGAAGCGGTTCTGGAGCAGCATCAGATCACGTTGGTTTCGACGAACGCCTGATGTTCGGCGAAGCGTTCGAGTCGCAGCGCGTGCAGGTCGAGGCTCGGGCGGCCGTCGACGATCCATTCCGCCAGCAGCTGGCCGGTGGCGGGCGCCTGCATGAATCCATGTCCGCTGAATCCGTTCGCGAGCAGCAGCCCCTCGAGCCCAACGGGCGCGCCGAGGATCGCGTTGTGATCGGGCGTGGTCTCGTAGAGGCCGGCCCAGCCGTTCGACACTTCCGCCGCTTCGAGCGCGGGCACGCGATGGATCGCGTGCTCGACCACCTCGGGCAGGAAGTCCCAGTTGACGCTCACGTCGAACCCCGGAGGCTCGTCGCGGTTCGCGAGTCCCAGCAGCAGGC comes from the Candidatus Eisenbacteria bacterium genome and includes:
- a CDS encoding MBL fold metallo-hydrolase, which produces MLLQNRFTLGPFETNAYLLIDRATRETAVIDVGFDADRIAQALDEAGVVVRYLLNTHAHYDHIAAMRTLQARVGGTYWLHPADRFLADGITTQGAAMGLPAAVAPDEIHDLFDGQTLTLGANTLSVIHTPGHSPGSVTFRCLDDLWVGDILFAGSIGRTDLPGGSFETLRSSIRGRLFPLGDALSVHPGHGPSTTIGDERRTNAFVGDGADLA